The Kroppenstedtia pulmonis genome has a segment encoding these proteins:
- a CDS encoding GNAT family N-acetyltransferase, giving the protein MSDLKMVTLRDEPNLEIPEDDSWNDAFPAFLVEGDVLNCTYFPQLFDSFPSYQFLLKEGEEIVATGNTIPLYWDGTPEGLPEGYDEALLRGFTQKERKPNTLCGLSVVVNKSYRGKGISQQGLRAMKSIARREGFSSIIIPVRPNRKSDYPLASMEQYVHWKGKEGNSPFDPWLRVHWKAGGRLIKVAPRSMICKGRITQWEEWTGLQFPESGEYYVPRALQPVAINVEEDEGVYLDPNVWVQHDVE; this is encoded by the coding sequence ATGAGTGATTTGAAAATGGTTACATTAAGGGATGAGCCAAACTTGGAGATTCCTGAGGATGACAGCTGGAATGATGCATTTCCGGCTTTTCTGGTGGAGGGAGATGTGTTGAATTGCACCTATTTTCCCCAACTTTTTGACTCGTTTCCTTCCTATCAATTTCTGCTCAAGGAAGGGGAGGAGATTGTGGCGACAGGGAATACGATCCCATTATATTGGGATGGTACTCCAGAAGGTCTGCCGGAGGGATACGATGAGGCACTTTTACGGGGCTTTACGCAGAAAGAGAGAAAACCCAATACCCTTTGCGGTTTATCGGTGGTTGTAAATAAGTCGTACCGGGGAAAGGGAATCAGTCAACAAGGATTGAGAGCAATGAAGTCCATTGCCCGAAGAGAAGGTTTTTCTTCCATCATTATTCCAGTGAGACCCAATCGTAAATCGGATTATCCACTGGCTTCCATGGAACAATACGTCCATTGGAAAGGAAAAGAGGGGAACTCTCCCTTTGATCCCTGGTTACGGGTTCATTGGAAGGCAGGTGGCCGTTTGATAAAGGTTGCTCCACGTTCCATGATTTGCAAAGGAAGAATCACTCAATGGGAAGAATGGACCGGACTCCAATTTCCTGAAAGTGGCGAATACTATGTTCCCCGTGCTTTACAACCGGTTGCAATCAATGTGGAAGAAGACGAAGGAGTTTATCTGGATCCCAATGTTTGGGTACAACATGACGTGGAATAG
- a CDS encoding cytosine permease, which yields MVKGSKILLDQDYAREPVPMVQRRSWVRLALIWIAVGVDLSALVLGASLAMGMTMTNAIIAVSTGSLILATIGAVCSYVGSATGLSTAMINRFVFGERGAYLVIMVTCITGLGWFGVAAGFFGESAHVVINDVFGWEIGSRWLALAGGLLMTLTAVIGFKAIERLSVISVPLMVSFLVGLILKLLSDGNLGGLFTIAPQGQSMGLGTAVSLVVGAFIVGAAGSPDISRWAKSRKDAVLSGFFGFLIGNSLMMFVAVFLSRLIGTEDVIQIMLSVGWGLIAVLILILSQWTTSDNGIYSMGLYLSVLFKWIPKRVLTIIVGILGTGFAVMGVYQNFITFLTILSPFVAPIAGIYLIEFFVHNRDRFQVAFLKEQKVAPFYWHSLFVWMVASIIALATTPSMDGGLGWFSLTHVPSLDGLLSAMLMQWMLGRFFPENFVLEQKESKEDLA from the coding sequence TTGGTTAAAGGATCGAAAATTTTACTAGATCAGGACTATGCACGTGAACCGGTACCCATGGTCCAGAGGCGGAGTTGGGTCCGCCTTGCTTTGATCTGGATTGCTGTGGGTGTCGACTTGTCCGCTCTGGTTCTGGGAGCTTCTCTGGCTATGGGAATGACGATGACCAATGCGATTATCGCTGTTTCAACAGGTTCGTTGATATTAGCTACGATTGGTGCGGTATGTTCCTATGTGGGCTCTGCCACTGGCTTGTCCACCGCCATGATCAACCGTTTTGTCTTTGGTGAACGGGGCGCTTATCTTGTGATTATGGTAACATGTATAACCGGATTGGGTTGGTTTGGGGTGGCGGCGGGTTTTTTCGGAGAGTCCGCCCATGTGGTGATCAACGATGTATTCGGTTGGGAGATTGGGTCCCGTTGGCTGGCATTGGCAGGGGGGCTGCTAATGACGTTAACGGCGGTGATTGGCTTTAAAGCGATTGAACGCTTAAGTGTAATTTCAGTTCCCTTAATGGTAAGTTTTTTAGTGGGACTGATTTTAAAGCTATTATCGGATGGGAATCTGGGAGGGTTATTTACCATAGCCCCACAAGGGCAATCGATGGGCCTCGGTACCGCTGTTTCTTTGGTTGTAGGTGCCTTTATCGTAGGGGCTGCGGGATCTCCGGATATTTCCCGGTGGGCAAAAAGCAGAAAGGACGCTGTTTTGTCCGGTTTTTTCGGCTTTTTGATTGGAAACAGTTTGATGATGTTTGTGGCGGTTTTTTTATCCAGACTGATAGGAACCGAGGATGTCATCCAAATCATGTTGTCAGTTGGCTGGGGGCTCATCGCTGTTCTCATTCTCATTTTGTCTCAATGGACAACCAGTGATAACGGAATTTATTCCATGGGACTGTACTTGTCTGTTTTATTTAAATGGATTCCGAAACGGGTACTGACGATTATCGTGGGAATCTTGGGAACCGGCTTTGCCGTGATGGGAGTATATCAGAACTTCATTACGTTTTTGACGATTTTAAGCCCCTTTGTAGCCCCTATCGCCGGAATCTACCTCATTGAATTTTTTGTACACAACCGGGACCGGTTTCAAGTGGCTTTTCTGAAGGAACAAAAAGTGGCTCCTTTTTACTGGCATTCCTTGTTTGTCTGGATGGTGGCTTCCATCATCGCCCTCGCCACGACACCTTCAATGGATGGAGGCCTGGGATGGTTTAGTCTGACCCATGTGCCTTCATTGGATGGTCTGTTGTCTGCTATGTTGATGCAGTGGATGTTGGGAAGGTTTTTCCCTGAAAACTTCGTCTTGGAACAAAAAGAAAGCAAGGAGGACTTGGCATGA
- a CDS encoding helix-turn-helix domain-containing protein, whose amino-acid sequence MAKKEKEPLLHKAYKFRIYPTKEQATLIHKSIGCKGW is encoded by the coding sequence ATGGCTAAAAAGGAGAAAGAGCCACTGCTACATAAAGCATATAAGTTTCGCATCTACCCAACCAAAGAGCAAGCAACACTCATCCATAAATCCATTGGTTGCAAAGGTTGGTAA
- a CDS encoding cytosine permease, translating to MKISSVLLDQDYAREPVPLSQRRGWIRLSLIWVAMGVDLSALVLGSALASGMTLLKAMIAVSFGSLILASIGAACSYVGSATSLSTAMINRFTFGERGAMVVILISTVTMMGWFGVTAGFFGESAHAVIYALTGWEVETYWFALIGGILMTMTATIGYKAMEKLSLVAVPLMLSFLIGLIIKLSMGGDQITVLFSIPPEGDPIKTGTAISLVVGAFILACTSSPDVARWAKSSKDAVLSGFFGFLIGNSLMMFVAAFLSRLAGTEDVIKIMLSIGWGVFAVVLLILAQWTTNDNNMYSAGLNLSILFKWIPKRVLTIIAGVIGTGFAMFGIYDNFIGFLSILSPFAAPIAGIYLVEYFFLNRSRFKVAYLREMKVPSVYWHSLIVWFVSALLAMMTTSSEDGGLGLFTLTQVPVLDGLFSSMLLQWVLGKVMDRSKPGEGLETEEQAV from the coding sequence ATGAAGATATCGAGTGTTTTGTTGGATCAGGATTATGCCCGTGAACCTGTACCCCTAAGTCAACGTCGTGGCTGGATTCGTCTTTCTTTGATTTGGGTTGCGATGGGAGTTGATTTATCGGCACTGGTTTTGGGTTCCGCCCTGGCATCCGGAATGACCTTGTTAAAGGCAATGATTGCCGTATCCTTTGGGTCTCTTATATTGGCATCCATCGGTGCTGCTTGTTCCTATGTGGGATCTGCCACCAGTTTGTCCACTGCGATGATAAATCGTTTTACTTTCGGTGAGCGTGGGGCTATGGTTGTCATTCTCATTTCCACGGTAACGATGATGGGCTGGTTTGGCGTTACAGCCGGATTTTTCGGCGAATCGGCACATGCTGTCATCTACGCATTAACGGGTTGGGAAGTGGAGACTTACTGGTTTGCCCTTATCGGCGGGATTTTGATGACGATGACAGCGACGATTGGGTACAAAGCTATGGAAAAGTTAAGTTTGGTGGCGGTACCCTTGATGCTCAGCTTCTTAATCGGTTTGATCATCAAGTTGTCGATGGGAGGAGATCAGATCACCGTACTGTTTTCAATCCCTCCGGAGGGTGATCCAATCAAAACGGGAACGGCGATTTCTCTGGTTGTGGGGGCTTTTATTTTGGCTTGTACCAGTTCCCCTGATGTCGCCAGGTGGGCCAAAAGTAGCAAAGATGCTGTTTTATCCGGTTTCTTCGGATTCTTGATCGGAAATAGTTTGATGATGTTTGTGGCAGCTTTTTTATCCCGTTTAGCGGGTACCGAAGATGTGATTAAAATTATGTTGTCCATTGGCTGGGGAGTTTTTGCCGTTGTTCTTCTCATCTTGGCTCAGTGGACAACCAATGATAACAATATGTACTCTGCGGGTTTGAACTTGTCGATCTTGTTTAAATGGATTCCCAAACGGGTTTTGACCATCATTGCCGGTGTGATTGGTACTGGTTTTGCCATGTTCGGAATCTATGATAACTTCATTGGCTTCCTGTCCATCTTGTCACCTTTTGCCGCACCGATTGCGGGAATCTACCTGGTGGAATACTTTTTTCTCAACCGGTCACGTTTCAAAGTTGCATATCTGCGTGAGATGAAGGTTCCTTCTGTCTATTGGCATTCCCTGATCGTTTGGTTTGTCTCTGCCTTGTTGGCGATGATGACCACATCATCGGAGGATGGGGGACTGGGGCTGTTTACCTTGACCCAGGTACCTGTGTTGGATGGTCTGTTTTCCTCCATGTTGTTACAGTGGGTGTTAGGAAAAGTGATGGATCGTTCCAAACCAGGGGAGGGATTGGAAACGGAAGAGCAGGCTGTCTGA
- a CDS encoding cytosine permease encodes MAKVSKILLDRDYARMPVPLARRRGWIRLSLIWVAMGVDLSALVLGSALASGMTLLKAMIAVSAGSLILASIGAACSYVGSTTSLSTAMINRFTFGERGAMVVILISTITFLGWFGVTAGFFGESAHVVIKTVIGWDVNPRWFILIGGILMTGTAAIGYKAIEKLSFVAVPLMLSFLAGLILKLYMEGNQLSLLLTMLPEGDPMGLGTAISLVVGAFILGCAGSPDVARWAKNSKDAVLSGFFGFLIGNSIMMFVAAFLSRLTGTEDVIQIMLSIGWGVIAVILLILAQWTTNDNHMYSVGLNLSVLFKWIPKRVLTVIAGMVGTLFALLGIYEKFIGFLTVLSPFAAPIAGIYLVEYFFLNRGQFQIVYLREMKVSAIRWHSLTVWLLSALLAMMTTPSEDGGLGLFTLTQIPVLDGLFTSMFLQYVIGKALVRFKGKATNSENQGA; translated from the coding sequence ATGGCCAAAGTATCCAAAATCTTGTTGGACCGGGATTATGCCCGTATGCCTGTACCACTGGCCCGAAGACGGGGCTGGATTCGTTTATCTTTGATCTGGGTTGCGATGGGTGTTGATTTATCGGCACTGGTTTTGGGTTCCGCTCTGGCATCCGGAATGACCTTGTTAAAGGCAATGATCGCCGTCTCTGCAGGCTCCCTTATACTGGCATCCATTGGTGCTGCCTGTTCCTATGTGGGATCCACCACCAGCTTATCCACTGCCATGATTAATCGTTTTACTTTTGGTGAGCGTGGGGCCATGGTTGTCATCCTCATTTCGACGATAACCTTTTTGGGATGGTTCGGGGTGACAGCAGGATTCTTCGGGGAATCGGCTCATGTCGTCATAAAAACCGTTATCGGCTGGGATGTGAATCCTCGTTGGTTCATATTGATCGGTGGTATTTTGATGACCGGGACAGCGGCGATTGGGTACAAAGCCATTGAAAAGTTAAGCTTTGTGGCTGTCCCGTTAATGCTCAGCTTTTTGGCGGGACTGATCCTCAAACTGTACATGGAAGGGAATCAACTCAGTTTGTTGCTTACAATGTTGCCAGAGGGTGATCCCATGGGTTTAGGAACAGCAATCTCTTTGGTTGTCGGGGCCTTTATTTTGGGATGTGCCGGTTCTCCTGATGTGGCAAGATGGGCCAAAAACAGTAAAGATGCTGTTTTATCCGGTTTTTTTGGATTTTTGATTGGAAACAGCATCATGATGTTTGTTGCCGCTTTTTTGTCCCGTCTTACCGGAACAGAGGATGTTATTCAAATCATGTTATCCATCGGTTGGGGAGTTATTGCTGTAATTCTGCTCATTTTGGCCCAGTGGACAACCAATGATAATCATATGTACTCTGTGGGCTTAAACTTGTCAGTATTATTCAAATGGATACCCAAGCGGGTTTTAACCGTCATCGCCGGAATGGTCGGAACATTATTCGCATTACTCGGAATATATGAAAAATTCATTGGATTCTTGACGGTTTTGTCCCCTTTTGCCGCGCCGATTGCAGGAATCTATCTGGTGGAGTACTTTTTTCTCAACCGAGGGCAGTTTCAGATTGTATACCTGCGTGAAATGAAAGTGTCTGCTATCCGTTGGCATTCTCTGACGGTCTGGCTGTTGTCCGCTTTACTGGCGATGATGACCACACCATCAGAAGACGGTGGATTGGGTTTGTTTACATTGACCCAAATACCTGTATTGGATGGTTTGTTTACCTCCATGTTCTTACAGTATGTGATAGGTAAAGCATTGGTTCGATTTAAAGGAAAGGCAACGAATTCCGAAAACCAAGGTGCTTGA
- a CDS encoding cytosine permease gives MKTISKITEFMLDEDYAREPVPLAQRRSWIRLSMIWIAVGVDLSALVLGAALASGMTLWQAIIAISVGSLILAIIGGICSYVGSATSLSTAMINRFTFGERGAMVVILISTISLMGWFGVAAGFFGESAHVVAKSVLGMDLDARWFALLGGILMTATATIGYKAIEKLSLVAVPLMLSFLAGLITKLSMEGDNLSSLLTIAPEGDPIKIGTAISLVVGAFILACAGSPDVARWAKNSKDAVLSGFFGFLIGNSLMMFVAAFLSRLTGTEDVIKIMLSIGWGSLAVVLLILAQWTTNDNNMYSAGLNLSILFKWVPKRVLTIVAGTIGTGFAIFGIYDNFIGFLSILSPFAAPIAGIYLVEYFFLNKERFKVAYLRAQKVASVYWHSLIVWLISAILAMMTTPSADGGLGLFTLTQVPVLDGLFSAMLLQYVSGRTINRLKHGKYTGHENQGA, from the coding sequence TTGAAGACAATTAGTAAAATAACAGAGTTTATGTTGGATGAGGACTATGCCCGTGAACCTGTTCCCTTGGCCCAGCGGCGCAGCTGGATTCGACTTTCCATGATCTGGATTGCGGTGGGGGTTGACTTGTCTGCACTGGTTTTGGGGGCTGCTTTGGCATCGGGAATGACTCTGTGGCAGGCGATTATTGCGATATCTGTGGGGTCCCTTATCTTGGCGATCATCGGGGGGATTTGTTCCTATGTAGGGTCCGCCACCAGCTTGTCCACTGCCATGATTAACCGCTTTACCTTTGGCGAGCGGGGTGCCATGGTTGTGATATTGATCTCCACCATTTCATTGATGGGATGGTTTGGCGTTGCGGCGGGTTTTTTTGGTGAATCAGCCCACGTTGTGGCTAAATCGGTCTTGGGGATGGATCTGGATGCCCGCTGGTTTGCTCTCCTTGGCGGTATTTTGATGACAGCCACAGCGACCATTGGATATAAAGCGATTGAAAAATTAAGTTTAGTGGCGGTTCCATTGATGCTCAGCTTTTTGGCAGGGCTGATTACGAAACTGTCTATGGAAGGTGACAACCTCAGCTCACTGCTTACGATTGCCCCGGAAGGTGATCCGATCAAAATTGGAACGGCCATTTCTTTGGTTGTTGGTGCTTTTATTTTGGCATGTGCCGGCTCCCCTGATGTGGCCAGATGGGCGAAAAATAGCAAGGATGCAGTATTGTCCGGCTTTTTTGGTTTTTTGATCGGGAACAGTTTGATGATGTTTGTTGCTGCTTTTTTGTCCCGTCTGACAGGTACGGAGGATGTTATTAAAATTATGCTGTCCATTGGCTGGGGATCTCTTGCTGTAGTTTTGCTTATTTTGGCCCAGTGGACAACCAATGATAACAACATGTATTCCGCCGGTCTGAACTTGTCGATTTTGTTTAAATGGGTTCCAAAACGAGTTTTGACCATTGTGGCCGGCACCATTGGAACCGGGTTTGCCATTTTTGGTATATACGATAACTTCATCGGTTTCCTGTCGATCTTGTCCCCTTTCGCTGCTCCTATAGCAGGAATTTATTTGGTTGAATATTTCTTCCTCAATAAAGAACGCTTTAAGGTTGCCTATCTTCGGGCACAGAAAGTGGCCTCTGTCTACTGGCATTCCCTGATTGTATGGCTTATTTCCGCTATACTGGCCATGATGACCACGCCGTCGGCAGATGGAGGACTCGGTTTGTTTACCTTGACCCAAGTACCCGTTTTGGATGGTTTGTTTTCCGCCATGTTGTTGCAGTATGTATCAGGTAGAACGATCAATCGCCTAAAACATGGAAAATATACGGGGCACGAAAATCAGGGAGCTTAA
- a CDS encoding aldehyde dehydrogenase family protein, translating to MESEAKRPSSDKMLWSEGKRWIEVRDPQDNSLVEKVPALDRKEVQRAIEAARNASRTLSCCTTFQRSDILQQAADNVQRRGEEFAVTIAREGSKTIREARKEVRRCTETLRLSAEEAKRINGETLSFDQAVGGEGRVGYYYRFPLGLIAAITPFNDPLNLVAHKVGPAIASGNAILIKPSSLTPLSALKLRDVLIESGLPEDTCKVVTGYGDEVGSTLTGHPDVRMISFTGGIEAGEAIRRKAGLKKINMELGSNSPVIVCADAHIKEAADACVSGSFWAAGQNCLGVQRIYIENNVYEEFVHHFLSRVNQYRIGNKMSEDTDMGPLITEGEAIRVESWVREAVDQGGHLLCGGKRDGAFYTPTVLTKVPTDCRVARDEVFGPVVSLYSVDHLEEAISEANRSDYGLQIGVFTQDLEKAFKVIQQCEAGGIMINDSTDFRIDAMPFGGVKSSGLGREGVRFSIQEMTEMKVVCFQLSNR from the coding sequence ATGGAATCAGAGGCGAAGAGACCATCATCCGACAAGATGCTTTGGAGCGAAGGGAAAAGGTGGATTGAAGTCCGGGATCCGCAGGATAACAGTTTGGTGGAAAAAGTGCCTGCACTGGACAGAAAAGAAGTGCAAAGGGCAATCGAAGCAGCGCGAAATGCTTCCCGTACCCTCTCATGTTGCACCACATTTCAACGGTCTGATATTTTACAACAGGCTGCGGATAACGTACAAAGGAGAGGGGAGGAGTTCGCTGTTACCATTGCCAGGGAAGGAAGCAAGACGATACGGGAGGCGAGAAAAGAAGTAAGACGATGCACAGAGACACTTCGTCTCAGTGCTGAAGAGGCGAAGCGGATTAACGGGGAAACACTATCCTTTGACCAGGCTGTCGGGGGAGAAGGACGGGTGGGATACTATTATCGTTTTCCATTGGGACTGATTGCTGCGATCACGCCTTTTAACGATCCTCTCAATCTAGTGGCACACAAAGTCGGACCTGCCATTGCTTCAGGGAATGCGATTTTGATTAAGCCTTCCAGTCTTACACCACTGAGCGCATTGAAATTGAGAGATGTATTGATAGAGTCCGGGTTGCCGGAAGATACATGTAAGGTGGTGACCGGATATGGAGACGAGGTGGGCAGTACCCTGACCGGGCATCCCGATGTAAGGATGATCTCTTTTACCGGTGGGATCGAAGCCGGTGAAGCGATCAGAAGAAAGGCTGGGTTGAAAAAGATCAACATGGAGCTTGGTTCCAACTCCCCGGTAATTGTATGTGCCGATGCCCACATCAAAGAAGCAGCGGACGCCTGTGTATCCGGATCGTTCTGGGCAGCGGGGCAGAATTGCCTCGGAGTTCAACGAATCTATATAGAAAATAACGTGTATGAGGAGTTTGTCCATCATTTCCTCAGTCGGGTTAACCAATATCGAATCGGAAACAAGATGTCTGAGGATACGGATATGGGACCACTCATCACGGAAGGTGAAGCAATCCGTGTGGAAAGCTGGGTTCGTGAAGCAGTGGATCAAGGGGGGCATTTATTGTGTGGCGGTAAACGGGATGGGGCATTTTATACACCGACGGTTTTGACGAAGGTGCCGACAGATTGCCGGGTGGCCCGTGATGAAGTTTTCGGTCCGGTGGTTTCTTTATATTCCGTGGATCATTTGGAAGAGGCAATATCTGAAGCAAACCGTTCTGATTATGGTTTGCAGATCGGTGTATTTACTCAGGATTTGGAAAAAGCATTCAAGGTGATCCAACAGTGTGAAGCAGGGGGAATTATGATTAATGACAGTACGGACTTTCGAATAGATGCCATGCCCTTTGGCGGGGTAAAATCCTCCGGATTGGGACGGGAAGGTGTACGCTTTTCAATTCAGGAGATGACAGAAATGAAAGTGGTCTGTTTCCAATTGAGTAACAGATAA
- a CDS encoding homoserine dehydrogenase: MTHHLALIGFGTVGQALAEILRERGKMLQKQGLDIQVNAVSDPLKGSLYHPEGLDLNLLLQAEKRGHLDFYPERDGLQRGWNSFKTIEDTDVDTVVEVSYTDIRTGQPAIDHCRRAFQSGKNVVMTNKGPVALAYHELSKMARDCGVDWKYEGTVMSGTPVIRTARSALVGNEITEIRGIFNGTTNYMLSQMEEGVRFSEALESAQSLGMAEADPTSDIEGYDVLYKVMILAQVVMGIPVDRDKVIRKGIRDLSPEMIRQSLQEGKRWKMVGSIKKNGNECQVAVQPVLLSLSDPLSGIGGAMNGVTFVCDLAGPITVVGAGAGRRETGYALLSDLIHLIREEENDGIRGEETIIRQDALERREKVD; the protein is encoded by the coding sequence GTGACCCATCACTTAGCTTTGATCGGTTTCGGCACTGTGGGGCAAGCCCTGGCGGAAATCCTTCGGGAACGGGGGAAGATGCTTCAGAAACAAGGTTTGGATATACAGGTGAATGCTGTTTCCGATCCATTAAAAGGCTCTCTCTATCACCCGGAAGGCTTGGACCTCAATCTTTTGTTACAGGCGGAGAAAAGGGGGCACTTGGATTTTTATCCGGAGAGGGACGGGTTGCAACGGGGCTGGAACAGTTTTAAAACCATTGAAGATACAGATGTGGACACAGTGGTAGAGGTTTCCTATACCGATATCCGGACGGGCCAACCTGCCATTGACCATTGCCGAAGGGCTTTTCAATCCGGAAAAAATGTGGTGATGACCAACAAAGGTCCTGTTGCTCTCGCTTATCATGAGTTGTCCAAGATGGCGAGGGATTGCGGGGTGGACTGGAAGTACGAGGGGACAGTGATGAGTGGAACTCCGGTAATTCGCACAGCTCGATCGGCACTGGTAGGAAACGAGATCACGGAGATACGGGGTATTTTTAATGGAACCACCAACTATATGTTGAGCCAAATGGAGGAGGGGGTCCGTTTTAGTGAAGCATTGGAGTCAGCTCAATCCCTGGGGATGGCGGAGGCAGATCCCACCAGTGATATCGAGGGGTATGATGTTCTCTATAAGGTGATGATTCTGGCTCAGGTGGTGATGGGGATTCCAGTGGATCGGGATAAGGTGATTCGAAAAGGAATCAGGGATCTGTCCCCGGAAATGATCCGCCAATCGTTACAGGAGGGAAAACGTTGGAAGATGGTGGGTTCCATTAAAAAGAACGGGAATGAGTGTCAAGTGGCAGTTCAGCCTGTGCTTCTGTCTCTCTCAGATCCATTGTCGGGAATCGGCGGAGCGATGAACGGGGTTACATTTGTATGTGATTTGGCCGGTCCGATTACGGTGGTGGGAGCCGGAGCGGGGCGAAGGGAAACAGGATATGCTTTGCTGTCTGATTTGATCCATTTGATCAGGGAGGAGGAAAACGATGGAATCAGAGGCGAAGAGACCATCATCCGACAAGATGCTTTGGAGCGAAGGGAAAAGGTGGATTGA
- a CDS encoding M20 metallopeptidase family protein yields MTRVDSVAIARRAKELLPRLIKWRRFFHEYPELSFQEEKTAARIVEILKDIQGMEIRTRVGGTGVIASLSKGEGACIALRADMDALPISEANDVPYRSRHPGVMHACGHDAHVAILLGAACLLGERWADDPWCGEVRFLFQPAEECGGADGLSGAPLMIREGALEGVEGVVALHMHPGLPQGAIQVYDGPAMASTDFFYGSVQGTGGHGAYPHLGVDPTWLLLPVLQALHGIVSRRVSPMDPAAVSIGQINGGSAENVIPEEVRVKGTIRSYDPAVRKRLIQEVKRAFSLTVPLGGDYHLQVEPGEPVLMNHPAINHRIVTVVQDLFPDFPIHRAPFGMGGEDFSHMTALVPGAMFFLGCAKPDGVSRELHTPVFDLDENCLADGAAILAETALRFLQDPKLEGKT; encoded by the coding sequence ATGACCAGGGTGGACTCTGTTGCGATAGCCCGACGTGCCAAGGAATTATTGCCCCGGTTGATCAAGTGGAGACGGTTTTTTCATGAATATCCGGAGTTAAGTTTCCAAGAGGAGAAAACTGCTGCTCGTATTGTGGAGATTTTGAAGGATATACAGGGGATGGAGATTCGGACCAGGGTTGGAGGAACCGGAGTCATAGCCTCCTTATCCAAGGGAGAAGGAGCCTGTATCGCATTGCGGGCAGACATGGATGCGCTGCCGATCAGCGAAGCTAATGATGTGCCCTACCGTTCCCGGCATCCAGGGGTGATGCATGCTTGTGGTCATGATGCCCATGTCGCCATTTTGCTGGGGGCAGCTTGTTTGTTGGGTGAGAGATGGGCAGATGACCCATGGTGCGGAGAGGTTCGATTTCTGTTTCAGCCTGCTGAGGAATGTGGGGGAGCTGATGGGTTATCCGGTGCTCCTCTTATGATCCGGGAGGGAGCTTTGGAAGGAGTGGAAGGGGTGGTAGCGCTTCATATGCACCCAGGGCTTCCCCAAGGAGCGATTCAGGTGTATGACGGACCGGCGATGGCCAGTACCGATTTTTTTTATGGCAGCGTTCAAGGAACCGGGGGGCACGGAGCTTACCCCCATCTCGGTGTAGATCCCACTTGGTTGTTGTTACCGGTTTTGCAAGCTCTTCACGGAATTGTATCCCGAAGAGTCTCCCCCATGGATCCGGCTGCAGTCAGCATCGGACAAATTAACGGTGGAAGTGCGGAGAATGTCATACCTGAGGAAGTAAGGGTCAAAGGAACGATACGCAGTTATGATCCCGCTGTCCGGAAGCGGTTGATCCAGGAAGTGAAACGGGCATTTTCCCTGACTGTTCCTCTGGGAGGAGATTATCACTTGCAGGTAGAGCCAGGGGAACCTGTTTTGATGAATCATCCGGCTATCAATCATCGGATTGTGACAGTCGTACAAGATTTGTTTCCCGATTTCCCGATACACAGAGCCCCTTTTGGAATGGGAGGGGAGGATTTCAGCCATATGACGGCGTTGGTGCCCGGTGCCATGTTTTTTCTGGGATGTGCAAAACCGGACGGTGTGTCCAGGGAACTCCATACACCCGTATTTGACCTGGATGAAAATTGTTTGGCTGATGGAGCGGCGATCCTGGCAGAAACGGCTCTGCGTTTTTTACAAGACCCCAAATTGGAGGGAAAAACGTGA